The DNA segment TACCAATATAGAGTTGGACTAAACCATGGAGGAGTGTCTGAAATGaaaagatttcacctttcatcCCAATTGACCATACCCTAGGATGTATGGAGTTGTTCCTTTGTTCGATTTCCACCTTGATTTCTATTATTGAATTGTTGAGTGTGGATTACAGTTAAGTTATGATCATGGATCAATGTTGATTTTGATGTCCACTTCTGAAAGGTTTCTTTGAGTTCTCTTGTTTCGTCGAAGACAGAAGTTCTGTTACGTAGTTAGCTTCTGCTAATGATGGGGAATTTTACCTCCCCATTGTGATTCCACCTATCACATTTGGTTCAAAGATGATCTCAAACACCCGATTTCCCTCTTGTGTAGATTGAGTTTTGATTGTTGAACTGAAAAAACCCTTTAGTGTGAGTGAGTTTGACAAGGTACTTCACTCAAACGAGCCTTCCAAGTCATTTTTTGATGTTTTCGTGGTCATTTGAAAACATTTAATAGTTAGTGACATTGATTTTACATTTTCCGTTTTAAATCGCTCTATGGATCCTTTTTTTCACAATCGATAAATGTTGTGCTCTCGTCATTTTATGAgattcaattatatatatatatatatatatacatatatatatatattactttatGAGAAGAAATTGAAGCATAAGTCGTCCCTACTCCCAACGTATCCTTTCTGAGTAAAATGTTCTTTTAGCGCTTTTTAGAACTGTTTATTCATTAAAATCTCACTCTTTCTTTTATTATATGCGTATATTACAACTTGGGTGAGGGGGGTTTTCACCTCACCGGACTGGCTGATCCAGACATCCTCACAATTTTACTTATTTCATCAAAACAAGAAACTGCTAATGTCTgcgtaaaatatttttgaaaacaatATACGTCCCGTAGAAGTACATTTTACAGAAATAAAATCTCCGACGGTTCCCAGAATTGTTCTTTCGCACACAAATCTCTCGCATTGATCAAAGAAATTTATGAATAACTCGTGTATCCTTGTGTATCATACGCCAACTCTatgtctgattttttttttttttatcaagatACCACTGGGATTTAGATTTAAGGATGAATAGAGAGATCTGAATTTGGACGGCACAATCAAATTTGCAAGAGCGAGTCGTGTCAATCCTCAGGTGAGAACGATGTCATGTTTATGACATTTTGAAACTCCGATGGTTCCCATGCTATTATTGTTCGATAAATAGAGATGACACGAGATTTTACAGATACGAGTTGAgctaaatcataaataaaaatacaatgtAAATGAATGGTCAAAACTTTAATCTTCGTAAATCACatataaactttgaaaatataCCCATTTGAAAGTTCCTATAGCGAGAATTGTACAaccaaaaaagaaaaatcaaaattgtGGCAACGAATGCTGCTAAGCAGCCATTGACACTCGGAGAAAACGAAAAAATTCAAACCCGAAGAGAACCACAAGAATGTCTTTTTTACGCAAAAAGGATACTGTAcagttatataatatattacacACGTGATGGATCCAAATTTCATCCAGATGCGTGTATTTGGCTTGCTACTGGTATAGGAGATGAATAGTGAAGTACAACTTCGGTGAATTGGTTATATGAGATCGATAATGAAGTCTACATGGGACCAGCAGATCTCACCTGGACAGTTGCTGCACGTTGACATAATCTCCCCAAAGACTATGGGACCAGCAGATCTCACCATGTAACAATATTTGTCACACTGATGTAAACGCAGTGATGCATGAGTAGTAAATAAATCAGTCTCTTGTACACGAGGCAGCGAAGTCTTTAATTCTCTGCTTCAAATGCTGCTCAAAAATGTGTTCATGGAATCGTATTAATGAGAAATAAGAGAATGGCAGATAAAAGTTAACATTGACATTAGGAAAGACTAAGAGGAATAGTCACCCTCAATTCTTCATGAAGCACGATGAAAATTTTCTTGAATTGTTTATGTTTCTGCAATATCAGATGTTAAACCGATCATACAAAAAAtgaatgaaattttaaaatgataaaacaTCAATAAAACAGCAAGCTTTATTTGACAAAGCACGCCCATGGATAACTACACAAAAATAACCACTAACGTACCTCTCCACACTGACGAAATGATGACCGTATCTGTTCCAAAATGTCTTGGTATCTCTTATTATCCCTTCCTCGGCAAGTTTCAAGCTCATTCCCAAGTTTACTGAATTCATCTCTAATTACATCAGCAACGCAAATTAGAGTACTGATTTTATGGACCAATTTAGCATATATAGTGCGACAATTTTATCTTAAAGACAATCAAAATGCACAAATATTAGAAAGCGAATGAACCAAGATCGATATTACCTGTATGACTGCAAGATATTGTTTAAGGAGCAGTAGCTTTCGTATTTCTCTTGATATTCCTTCACGTATTCTTTATACCTAAAGATGGAATGGCATATAAATAATTGAGAACCAAAAAATCAAGTTGTTTCGTAACATGAAAGATAGAGCTTATCAAAGCATTTGTTCATCAAATACATCATCGTTTTATGAACTTACTGAGAGAGATCCTTTATTGGACTCTTCAACTCGGGTTCCTCCTTCTCATACTTTGCATATGGACAATTTTTCTCATCTGAGAAAGATTCTCTCCTTTTCTGAATACCGTTGTTGCCCCCCACTAAAAATGTGTCTTTTGGTCTATCATTTGAGCTGCCAATCATATTGGGCTCCTGTTTTTTAAACTCATTCATGGACTGGGAAACAGCTGTTCGTTTGAGGCCATGCTGCTGCTCTGTGGCATTAACAGCAACTTTTTTGTAACCATTAGCTTCTGAGTTTGTCCTCTGAGTTTCAGGTTCTGCATTTCTAATTTTACTAATTtcaggaattttattatggttAGTTACAAACTCGGTAGGACCTGCTGATGGCTGATGCTGCTGTGGCAGATTTCTGGTTTCTCTGAGTTGAGGTTTTGAAGGATCACTGACATTATTTTCTGAAGGCTTTCGCTTTGATGATCCATCTGGAATTCCAGATACCACAGTTTCAGAATTCTGTGGGGAAAGTTTTCTAGAACCTGGAGTTATCTTTTTAGAGGGCTTTCCTCTATTTAAATCTGAGTTCCAGCAATCTGAATCAGCTGATTTTTTTTCTGATTGTCTATGTTTTTTAACCTTCTTTTCAAATTGCTTCTTTGGCCCTGGTATTTCATCAGGTAACGGTTCACGAAACTCACCCAACTCCAATTCTGAAAGCTCTCTTTGAAGTTTATTGTCCTGACCATTCGTTACGAGAGACCTGTCCACAGTATTAGCGTTGCTATCTTTGGGAGAGTAACTTGTTTGTATTTTAGAATGCCGTCCAGCATCTGTTGCCTTCACCATAATCTTTGGTTTTCTGGAAATTGATTCTGCTGGAATCGTCTCTTTGTCACCGGTATCACCATCTTCATGAAGTGTCTCCATATTTATTGGATTATGCGTCCAAAGTCTTCCGCTGGTTTGCAGGCCTCTTTCGGACTCCTCAACACCACAACCCAAACCATCTTGTTTACCAAGTCTCTTTCCATTAGAATGGACCTCAGCCCGTCCAACAACATCAGAGGATCTTTGACCTGGCACCCGAGATTCAGAAAAAGACCCAGATTGTATTCCTTGGTTAAAGTCTACTTGAAGGTTATCACAATTACCATGGCTTGCATCTCTGATAGACATTTGATTAATAGGCGCCTCAAGGGAGCTTTTCAGAAGTTCATCAGGAGATGAATTTTGAGGACTCTCACCAAAAAGAGAGGTTATGGTCCGAGAAAATGGTTGACTCAAACTCGTGTCTTTCAACCTCTTACTTCTGTCAGCCATATCAACAGAATGACGTTCATTAGACAGCCTTTTAGATTTGCCTTTAGACGATCTTGTGCAACTATCAGGCTCCCCGTGCTCAAAGCCATCTTTAACCACACTGTCGTAGCCTTGGTTCTCATAGTACTTGTAATGATTTGGTGATGATGGTTTCATATCTTCACCTTCTtcattagaaaataaataattacaCGTAGCCCTTTCGGTTTCAAGGTCATCTTCAGGATTGTCATTCTCAATCTCAACTACATCAGAAAcccaatcatcttgcttttcaTAATGTCCTATATCAAGAAGCTCAACGTCTAGAGGCCTCGACTGAGTAGGAGATTTTGAGAGAGGCTCGGACTCGGGTTCTTTGCCATCATCACTCGTCATGATATCTACATCTTCATCAGGTGCCTGCTTGCTGCTGGAAGATACATCACTTTCACTATCACTGCTACTCCCACTGCGACTTCCCACTGGACTTCTTTTTCCTCTGCTATTACTTTCACTATCACTTCCACTATCACTGCTGTTACTTTCACTATCACTGTCGCTCCCACCATCACTAGAGCTACCAGCCTGCCCTTCACTATCATCTGAAACTTTCTTGCCATTAGAATGATCCGGTGAATTGAGTGGGATGTCAATTTTCTCCTCTGTATCTGATGCATTTCCACACATAGAATTCAATTGAGCCTGTTCCTCCAATTCATTGATGGGAGTTCGCGAGGAAAAGTTGGGATTTTGATCAGGAAGTCGGCCAAAGTTATTAGTTGCAGGTGATTGATTGCAAACGATTTCTGGGGAACTGAGGAAAAACACATTAGATCCCTTATAGAAAGCACAGTGCACTGGTACAGAACATGATGTCATGCAAATACATGCTAAAAGTGCATATACTTTCTAAAAAACCAATTCGTGTCTTTTTTCCCTGGCTCCTATTCCTTAATTCACATTTTTCTATCTCGTTGCCCAAATATCTCTATTGATTTGTGCATGTGTCAAGGagcaaatgaaaaaaaaaacttagatCAACAGATACTCTTTCCATAGGAAACTATCATTACAATGATAAGGCAGAAATAATTAAACTTATACTCTATCTTGATGCTGCTGGCGCTCGTGTAATCTAGATCAGCTGCCATTTTAGTTTCTCACTGAAGTATGTACAGCAACAAATTCTAGGATTCTCGTTTTCCCCTATTTCCAGCATATAGATCTTTAAACTATTGTCTAACTCGTTACAAACGTGGAGGAAAAACCTCACAAGGACTTACACATCATACAGGGAAGGGTATTTAATCACATCCCAAGCATCTCGAGCCTACAATTCTA comes from the Henckelia pumila isolate YLH828 chromosome 1, ASM3356847v2, whole genome shotgun sequence genome and includes:
- the LOC140875111 gene encoding uncharacterized protein isoform X1; the protein is MYGGSGKLGRGGGGGKRNIHAPPINRNSAATSGGRLSSGGGASAVTRGRDGGGESSSGPTSSLQAEETFSLVTRNPLNFAMALRLVPDLVEEINRVEAMGGTARIKFDYNANNSGGNVITVGDKNFNFTWSEEMGELCDIYEERKNGEDGNGLLIESGGTWRKLNVQRVLDESTKKHVKMRSEEAERKNKQRKSIVLDHQNSSMKNQMKALAAAESNSWRMPFKRKEPPFKKSKPEAYPAGGPPKSVYKSSLSAPNPSKNRSSTGSSLSSHTEQYGAPAHTSGSSNPMKGNAIVSDATPSQASSKATSLDKEMSSRMANNTVLNKPVQNQNVDAKHFDLRSFIVSLLIEHHTEGMSLKALEKAIGEAMPNSIQKIQPILKQIATFKAPGRYYLKPGVTENFKKTSSESGSSPEIVCNQSPATNNFGRLPDQNPNFSSRTPINELEEQAQLNSMCGNASDTEEKIDIPLNSPDHSNGKKVSDDSEGQAGSSSDGGSDSDSESNSSDSGSDSESNSRGKRSPVGSRSGSSSDSESDVSSSSKQAPDEDVDIMTSDDGKEPESEPLSKSPTQSRPLDVELLDIGHYEKQDDWVSDVVEIENDNPEDDLETERATCNYLFSNEEGEDMKPSSPNHYKYYENQGYDSVVKDGFEHGEPDSCTRSSKGKSKRLSNERHSVDMADRSKRLKDTSLSQPFSRTITSLFGESPQNSSPDELLKSSLEAPINQMSIRDASHGNCDNLQVDFNQGIQSGSFSESRVPGQRSSDVVGRAEVHSNGKRLGKQDGLGCGVEESERGLQTSGRLWTHNPINMETLHEDGDTGDKETIPAESISRKPKIMVKATDAGRHSKIQTSYSPKDSNANTVDRSLVTNGQDNKLQRELSELELGEFREPLPDEIPGPKKQFEKKVKKHRQSEKKSADSDCWNSDLNRGKPSKKITPGSRKLSPQNSETVVSGIPDGSSKRKPSENNVSDPSKPQLRETRNLPQQHQPSAGPTEFVTNHNKIPEISKIRNAEPETQRTNSEANGYKKVAVNATEQQHGLKRTAVSQSMNEFKKQEPNMIGSSNDRPKDTFLVGGNNGIQKRRESFSDEKNCPYAKYEKEEPELKSPIKDLSQYKEYVKEYQEKYESYCSLNNILQSYRDEFSKLGNELETCRGRDNKRYQDILEQIRSSFRQCGEKHKQFKKIFIVLHEELRHLKQRIKDFAASCTRD
- the LOC140875111 gene encoding uncharacterized protein isoform X2, with the protein product MYGGSGKLGRGGGGGKRNIHAPPINRNSAATSGGRLSSGGGASAVTRGRDGGGESSSGPTSSLQAEETFSLVTRNPLNFAMALRLVPDLVEEINRVEAMGGTARIKFDYNANNSGGNVITVGDKNFNFTWSEEMGELCDIYEERKNGEDGNGLLIESGGTWRKLNVQRVLDESTKKHVKMRSEEAERKNKQRKSIVLDHQNSSMKNQMKALAAAESNSWRMPFKRKEPPFKKSKPEAYPGGPPKSVYKSSLSAPNPSKNRSSTGSSLSSHTEQYGAPAHTSGSSNPMKGNAIVSDATPSQASSKATSLDKEMSSRMANNTVLNKPVQNQNVDAKHFDLRSFIVSLLIEHHTEGMSLKALEKAIGEAMPNSIQKIQPILKQIATFKAPGRYYLKPGVTENFKKTSSESGSSPEIVCNQSPATNNFGRLPDQNPNFSSRTPINELEEQAQLNSMCGNASDTEEKIDIPLNSPDHSNGKKVSDDSEGQAGSSSDGGSDSDSESNSSDSGSDSESNSRGKRSPVGSRSGSSSDSESDVSSSSKQAPDEDVDIMTSDDGKEPESEPLSKSPTQSRPLDVELLDIGHYEKQDDWVSDVVEIENDNPEDDLETERATCNYLFSNEEGEDMKPSSPNHYKYYENQGYDSVVKDGFEHGEPDSCTRSSKGKSKRLSNERHSVDMADRSKRLKDTSLSQPFSRTITSLFGESPQNSSPDELLKSSLEAPINQMSIRDASHGNCDNLQVDFNQGIQSGSFSESRVPGQRSSDVVGRAEVHSNGKRLGKQDGLGCGVEESERGLQTSGRLWTHNPINMETLHEDGDTGDKETIPAESISRKPKIMVKATDAGRHSKIQTSYSPKDSNANTVDRSLVTNGQDNKLQRELSELELGEFREPLPDEIPGPKKQFEKKVKKHRQSEKKSADSDCWNSDLNRGKPSKKITPGSRKLSPQNSETVVSGIPDGSSKRKPSENNVSDPSKPQLRETRNLPQQHQPSAGPTEFVTNHNKIPEISKIRNAEPETQRTNSEANGYKKVAVNATEQQHGLKRTAVSQSMNEFKKQEPNMIGSSNDRPKDTFLVGGNNGIQKRRESFSDEKNCPYAKYEKEEPELKSPIKDLSQYKEYVKEYQEKYESYCSLNNILQSYRDEFSKLGNELETCRGRDNKRYQDILEQIRSSFRQCGEKHKQFKKIFIVLHEELRHLKQRIKDFAASCTRD